In the Leptolyngbya sp. SIO1E4 genome, one interval contains:
- the nfi gene encoding deoxyribonuclease V, whose product MDISVPETWPTTPAEAIALQATLRSQVSLEDTLPQTVQYVAGVDAGFEAGGTVTRAAVVVLEFPALTLVETALVKRPTTFPYVPGLLSFREIPAVLEALSQLKIAPDLILCDGQGIAHPRRVGIASHLGLIVDCPTIGVAKSRLVGTHAEVPAAKGAWVPLLDQGECIGAVLRSRANTKPLYISPGHKLSLPTALEYVLRCTPKYRLPETTRLADRLASNRGALPPIKAQETDEGMGEQMTLL is encoded by the coding sequence ATGGATATTTCTGTCCCTGAAACTTGGCCAACAACGCCAGCGGAGGCCATTGCTCTGCAGGCAACGTTGCGATCGCAGGTTTCTTTGGAGGATACCCTGCCTCAAACGGTGCAATATGTCGCCGGGGTTGACGCTGGGTTCGAGGCTGGCGGCACTGTGACCCGGGCCGCAGTGGTGGTGCTGGAGTTTCCTGCTCTCACCCTGGTAGAGACTGCCCTGGTCAAACGACCAACGACATTTCCCTACGTCCCGGGGTTGCTGTCCTTCCGAGAAATTCCAGCGGTGCTGGAAGCACTTTCACAATTGAAGATTGCCCCTGATCTGATTCTCTGTGATGGTCAAGGCATTGCCCATCCCCGTCGGGTCGGAATTGCCAGTCACCTGGGGTTAATTGTTGATTGCCCCACCATTGGGGTTGCCAAGTCTCGCCTTGTCGGCACCCATGCAGAGGTTCCGGCAGCAAAGGGAGCCTGGGTGCCGTTGCTGGATCAGGGGGAATGTATTGGTGCTGTGCTGCGCAGCCGCGCCAATACAAAGCCTCTCTACATTTCTCCGGGGCACAAGTTGAGCTTGCCGACAGCCTTAGAGTATGTGCTGCGCTGCACCCCAAAATACCGCCTCCCAGAAACGACTCGCTTGGCCGATCGCCTGGCATCTAACCGAGGGGCACTGCCTCCAATCAAAGCTCAAGAGACTGACGAAGGCATGGGAGAGCAGATGACGTTGCTTTAG
- a CDS encoding DUF2267 domain-containing protein, translating into MATENFSDTERAFLEKVMQRASLPDIYDARDLTTVVFRSLRDLMTTETDERTEAAFKDADIAEIWRDDNPIVSFLSRFRPPLDIDTETFLRRVKQEGGAPKGVSPEAIVIAVFSTARETLAPEQIQEISNILPDGLKIMWDQI; encoded by the coding sequence ATGGCAACAGAGAACTTCAGCGACACTGAACGGGCCTTTTTAGAAAAGGTCATGCAGAGAGCGAGTCTTCCAGATATTTACGATGCCCGAGATCTGACAACAGTTGTCTTTCGCTCCCTGCGGGATTTGATGACGACAGAAACAGATGAACGCACTGAAGCGGCGTTTAAAGACGCAGACATTGCCGAGATCTGGCGGGATGATAACCCCATTGTCTCGTTTTTAAGTCGGTTTCGTCCGCCCCTCGATATTGATACCGAAACGTTTTTGCGTCGCGTTAAGCAAGAGGGGGGTGCCCCCAAAGGGGTTTCGCCTGAAGCGATTGTTATTGCGGTGTTTTCGACTGCGAGAGAAACTCTGGCCCCAGAGCAGATTCAGGAGATTTCAAATATTTTGCCCGATGGTCTCAAGATCATGTGGGATCAGATTTAG
- a CDS encoding homocysteine biosynthesis protein: MRTLNTINEKIRRQTVVVETAEAFKARAAEGIREAFEAVDVVTTGTFEPVESSGAILNLGHTDPPIKIRDCRLDGVAAYAGFGAVDLYLGASQAAESSSTGESDLPRERGGSHVIADLVAGKPVQLQATGQVTDCYPRSALETTITRDTINQFYLFNPRNLYQNFIVGVNGGDRPLSTYLGPLQPNLGNAVYANPGALSPLMNDPDLEVIGIGSRIFLGGGVGYVAWEGTQHFPLQKRLPNQTPIGPAATVALIGDAKGMQAKWVRGCYFKGYGSSLMLGIGVAIPLLNESIAAHCAVQDKELVAPVMDFAIPRRVRPTFGLVSYAQLKSGKITLNGQKVRTAPLASIYLARQVATELKDWITAGQFELTQPVQSLPRDRAFLPQDTWNA; encoded by the coding sequence CTGCGCACCCTAAACACGATTAACGAAAAAATCCGCCGCCAGACCGTGGTCGTAGAAACGGCTGAAGCCTTTAAAGCAAGGGCTGCAGAAGGAATCCGGGAAGCGTTTGAAGCCGTAGACGTGGTGACAACAGGCACCTTTGAACCGGTAGAATCTTCGGGGGCAATTCTTAACCTGGGTCACACCGATCCCCCCATCAAAATACGGGATTGTCGCCTAGATGGGGTCGCAGCCTATGCCGGGTTCGGGGCAGTGGATCTGTATTTGGGGGCTAGTCAAGCAGCGGAGAGTAGCAGCACAGGGGAGAGCGATTTGCCCCGAGAGCGGGGAGGAAGCCACGTCATTGCTGATTTAGTCGCGGGCAAACCAGTGCAGCTGCAAGCGACCGGACAAGTGACAGACTGTTATCCCCGCAGTGCCCTAGAAACCACCATTACCCGCGACACGATTAATCAGTTTTACCTTTTTAACCCGCGCAATCTGTACCAAAACTTTATTGTGGGCGTCAATGGCGGCGATCGCCCCTTATCTACCTATCTCGGCCCCCTGCAGCCAAATCTGGGCAATGCTGTTTATGCCAATCCAGGTGCGCTCTCCCCCCTGATGAATGATCCAGACTTAGAGGTGATTGGCATCGGCAGCCGCATTTTTCTAGGCGGCGGCGTGGGGTATGTCGCATGGGAAGGGACCCAACATTTCCCGCTGCAAAAGCGCCTGCCCAATCAGACCCCTATTGGCCCTGCCGCCACAGTGGCCCTGATTGGGGATGCCAAAGGCATGCAGGCCAAGTGGGTGCGCGGGTGCTACTTCAAAGGCTACGGTTCATCCTTGATGCTAGGCATTGGGGTTGCAATTCCGCTGTTGAATGAGTCAATCGCAGCCCACTGCGCCGTTCAGGACAAAGAGTTAGTGGCCCCCGTGATGGACTTTGCCATTCCTCGCCGAGTGCGTCCCACCTTTGGCCTCGTCAGCTATGCTCAACTCAAATCTGGCAAAATCACCCTCAATGGGCAAAAAGTCCGGACGGCTCCCCTGGCCAGCATTTACCTTGCACGCCAGGTCGCCACAGAACTGAAAGACTGGATTACAGCAGGGCAGTTTGAACTCACCCAACCGGTGCAGTCCTTACCGCGCGATCGCGCCTTTCTGCCCCAAGATACCTGGAATGCCTAA
- a CDS encoding 50S ribosomal protein L11 methyltransferase → MVKSWWEIQVLCDPALEDTAFWRFEVLGGQGTVSQRKGSHRLIQAYFPQATFELLDLAAVALLMKQDALCAYLPEPQTTWQLIDEEDWSKSWKDYWQPQEVGDRFLINPAWLPVPKDTKRLILKLDPGAAFGTGTHATTQLCLESIEMRLGGDHNDMIVADIGCGSGILSIGALLMGAKRAYAVDVDPLAVEATAANSVLNHLTAEQIVVQQGSLDTLLKTLTEPVDGVLCNILAEVILDLIPQLNDISKPQTWGIISGILLDQSKLVADTLEQNGWVVATLWRRKEWCCLNIRRS, encoded by the coding sequence TTGGTCAAGAGTTGGTGGGAAATTCAAGTTTTATGTGACCCGGCGCTAGAAGATACGGCCTTTTGGCGGTTTGAGGTGCTGGGGGGCCAAGGTACGGTCAGTCAGCGCAAGGGCAGCCATCGTCTCATTCAAGCTTACTTTCCTCAAGCCACCTTTGAGTTGTTAGACCTAGCAGCAGTTGCTTTGCTGATGAAGCAAGATGCCCTCTGTGCCTATTTGCCGGAACCTCAAACCACCTGGCAGCTCATCGACGAGGAAGACTGGTCAAAGAGTTGGAAAGATTACTGGCAGCCCCAGGAAGTGGGCGATCGCTTTTTAATTAATCCAGCCTGGTTGCCCGTTCCGAAAGACACCAAGCGTCTGATCTTAAAGCTAGATCCAGGGGCAGCCTTTGGCACTGGCACCCATGCCACCACTCAACTCTGTTTAGAATCCATAGAAATGCGCCTGGGCGGCGATCACAACGACATGATCGTGGCTGATATTGGCTGTGGTTCGGGTATCTTGTCTATCGGTGCGCTGTTAATGGGGGCAAAGCGCGCCTACGCAGTAGACGTTGATCCCTTAGCCGTTGAGGCAACAGCAGCCAACTCGGTCCTTAATCACCTGACTGCAGAGCAAATTGTCGTTCAGCAGGGCAGCCTTGATACCCTACTGAAAACCCTGACAGAACCGGTCGATGGGGTTCTCTGCAATATCTTGGCAGAGGTTATTTTAGACTTAATTCCCCAGCTTAATGACATTTCAAAACCTCAAACCTGGGGTATTATCAGCGGTATTTTGCTAGACCAGTCCAAGCTGGTTGCCGACACCTTAGAACAAAATGGCTGGGTCGTTGCAACCCTGTGGCGGCGGAAAGAATGGTGTTGCTTGAATATTCGGCGATCATAA
- a CDS encoding phosphoglycerate dehydrogenase yields MPKVLVSDPIDQAGLDILSQVAQVDVKTKLPPEELVKIVADYDALMIRSGTKVTKEVIEAGKTLKIIGRAGVGVDNVDVPAATRRGIVVVNSPEGNTIAAAEHALAMMLALSRHIPVADKSVKEGQWNRKAFTGVEVYKKTLGVVGLGKIGSHVATVARAMGMKLLAYDPFISTERAEQLGCRLVDLDLLLREADYVTLHLPKTPETANLINPETLATMKPTARIINCARGGIIDEGALATALNEGNIAGAALDVYAEEPLGESSTLRSLGKEIILTPHLGASTEEAQVNVAIDVAEQIRDVLLGLPARSAVNIPGLRADVMEQMRPYLQLAETLGNLVGQLAGGRVESLNVQLQGELAANDSQPVVIAALKGLLSHALQERVNYVNASLEAKDRGIHVVETRDKAIKDYTGSLRLTAKGSLGEHSVSGVLLGGSEIRVTDIDNFPINVPPTRHMLFTLHRDMPGIIGKIGSLLGSFNVNIASMQVGRKIVRGDAVMVLSIDDPLPEGILSEITKVPGIRDAYTVSL; encoded by the coding sequence ATGCCCAAGGTTCTCGTCTCTGATCCAATTGACCAGGCTGGCTTAGATATCTTGTCTCAAGTCGCGCAGGTCGATGTCAAAACCAAGCTTCCTCCGGAAGAATTGGTCAAGATTGTGGCTGATTACGACGCTTTGATGATCCGCTCTGGCACGAAGGTAACTAAAGAAGTCATTGAGGCTGGGAAAACCCTTAAGATTATTGGCCGAGCTGGCGTCGGGGTAGACAATGTCGACGTTCCAGCAGCCACCCGGCGCGGCATCGTGGTGGTTAATTCTCCAGAAGGCAATACGATTGCGGCAGCAGAGCATGCCCTAGCAATGATGCTGGCGCTGTCTCGCCATATCCCTGTGGCCGATAAATCTGTCAAAGAGGGGCAGTGGAACCGCAAAGCCTTTACGGGGGTTGAAGTTTACAAAAAGACCTTAGGCGTCGTGGGCCTGGGTAAAATCGGCTCCCATGTTGCAACTGTGGCCCGGGCTATGGGCATGAAGCTCTTGGCTTACGATCCCTTTATTTCTACGGAGCGGGCAGAGCAGTTAGGCTGTCGCTTGGTCGATCTAGACCTGCTGCTGCGGGAAGCCGACTACGTCACACTACACCTGCCCAAAACGCCGGAAACTGCGAATCTCATCAACCCTGAGACTCTGGCAACCATGAAGCCAACTGCCCGCATCATCAACTGTGCCCGAGGCGGCATTATTGACGAAGGGGCCTTAGCAACCGCGCTCAATGAAGGCAACATCGCAGGGGCAGCCCTTGATGTTTATGCAGAAGAACCCCTGGGTGAATCATCTACCTTGCGCAGCTTGGGTAAGGAAATAATCCTGACGCCTCATTTGGGCGCTTCGACAGAAGAAGCTCAGGTGAATGTCGCGATCGATGTGGCAGAGCAGATTCGCGATGTGCTGCTGGGGTTACCGGCCCGATCTGCTGTTAACATTCCAGGGCTACGAGCCGACGTGATGGAGCAGATGCGTCCGTATCTGCAGTTGGCTGAAACCCTGGGCAACCTGGTCGGGCAGCTCGCTGGGGGTCGGGTTGAGTCTTTGAATGTACAGCTGCAAGGGGAACTGGCCGCAAATGATAGTCAACCGGTCGTCATTGCAGCGCTAAAGGGGTTGTTGTCTCACGCACTGCAAGAGCGGGTGAACTACGTTAACGCCAGCCTGGAAGCCAAGGATCGCGGTATTCACGTTGTAGAAACGCGGGACAAGGCCATCAAAGACTACACGGGTTCTTTGCGCCTGACTGCCAAGGGATCCTTAGGAGAGCATTCCGTCAGTGGGGTGCTGCTGGGGGGCAGCGAAATTCGGGTGACAGATATCGATAATTTCCCCATTAATGTGCCGCCAACCCGGCATATGCTGTTCACCTTGCACCGAGACATGCCAGGGATTATTGGGAAAATTGGGTCTCTGTTGGGAAGTTTCAACGTCAACATTGCCAGTATGCAGGTAGGGCGCAAAATCGTCCGTGGGGATGCGGTTATGGTGCTGAGCATCGATGATCCGTTGCCGGAAGGGATTTTGTCAGAAATTACAAAAGTTCCAGGTATTCGCGATGCCTACACCGTAAGCTTGTAG
- a CDS encoding coproporphyrinogen III oxidase: MPMPAPQSAYVHIPFCRRRCFYCDFPIAVAGDRARGETSPRIQTYVDTLCREIQATPALGGALETVFFGGGTPSLLAADQVVQILTTLSDRFGISSTAEVSMEMDPGTFTQQSLQSLRQAGLNRVSLGVQSFQDEQLEACGRTHRLKDIQQAITAIQAVEMPVWSLDLISGLPHQTMAGWEASLAQAIAGSPHHISVYDLTVEPGTVFDHRYMAGQSPLPTDDMTTQMYRTAQAHLTQAGYHHYEISNYAQPGYQCQHNRVYWENRPYYGFGMGATSYTQRQRFQRPRTTHEYQQWVEDYCQVAGTLDCAPTPPIEQWLDRLMLGVRLAEGLSLNDLTTEFGVDRVATLKTCLIPYIQKGWVKLEVRPEPRLRLSDPEGFLFSNVVLVAIFEAFSDPQH, encoded by the coding sequence ATGCCCATGCCAGCCCCTCAGTCAGCCTATGTTCATATCCCTTTCTGCCGTCGCCGCTGCTTTTATTGTGATTTCCCCATTGCGGTGGCGGGCGATCGGGCTCGGGGTGAAACCTCTCCCCGTATCCAGACCTATGTCGACACCCTGTGTCGCGAAATCCAGGCGACACCCGCGTTAGGAGGAGCCTTAGAAACCGTCTTTTTTGGGGGGGGGACGCCGTCTTTACTGGCGGCTGATCAAGTAGTGCAAATTTTGACCACGTTAAGCGATCGCTTTGGCATTAGCTCAACCGCTGAAGTTTCGATGGAAATGGATCCTGGCACCTTCACCCAGCAATCTCTACAATCCCTGCGCCAGGCGGGGCTTAACCGAGTCAGCTTAGGGGTGCAGTCCTTTCAAGACGAACAGCTAGAAGCCTGTGGGCGCACCCATCGTCTTAAAGATATTCAGCAAGCGATTACAGCTATCCAGGCAGTCGAGATGCCGGTGTGGAGCCTGGATTTAATCTCTGGGCTTCCCCATCAGACGATGGCCGGTTGGGAGGCGTCTTTAGCTCAGGCGATCGCCGGTTCACCCCATCACATTTCGGTATACGACCTCACGGTTGAACCCGGCACCGTCTTTGATCATCGCTATATGGCCGGGCAGTCTCCGCTGCCGACAGACGACATGACAACTCAGATGTATCGCACGGCCCAGGCCCATCTCACCCAGGCCGGTTACCACCATTACGAAATCTCGAACTACGCTCAGCCCGGCTATCAGTGCCAACACAACCGGGTGTATTGGGAAAACCGCCCTTACTATGGCTTTGGCATGGGGGCCACTAGCTATACCCAACGCCAGCGCTTTCAACGCCCCCGGACTACCCATGAGTATCAGCAATGGGTCGAAGACTATTGCCAAGTCGCAGGCACACTCGACTGTGCCCCTACCCCCCCAATCGAACAGTGGTTAGATCGCCTCATGTTGGGGGTGCGGTTGGCAGAAGGTCTCAGCCTCAACGATCTCACTACCGAATTTGGAGTAGACCGGGTCGCTACCCTTAAAACCTGCCTCATCCCCTACATTCAAAAAGGATGGGTCAAACTTGAAGTGCGCCCTGAACCCCGACTGCGCCTGAGTGATCCAGAAGGGTTTCTTTTTTCTAATGTGGTGTTGGTTGCTATCTTTGAAGCATTTAGCGATCCCCAGCATTAG